A genomic segment from Triticum dicoccoides isolate Atlit2015 ecotype Zavitan chromosome 1A, WEW_v2.0, whole genome shotgun sequence encodes:
- the LOC119274010 gene encoding patellin-6-like yields the protein MSPTTAASPAPAPATDAPPKPSPGAKRSLMGSLIDATALLRAASFKEDSYVAAALPASDLRALADLRALLATHPDQISIWGVPLNPPSDAPADERTDVVLLKFLRARDFRVRDAHAMLLRCAAWRAEFRADAVLDEDLGFKDLEGIVAYMHGWDRDGHPVCYNAYGVFKDRDMYDRVFGDGDRLSRFLRWRVQIMERGVRALQLRPGGVNAIIQVTDLKDMPKRELRAASNQILSLFQDNYPEMVARKVFVNVPWYFSVLFSMISPFLTERTKSKFVIAREGNVAETLFKFIRPELVPVQYGGLSRASELENGPPKPASEFTIKGGEKVFLEIDGIEAGATITWDLVVGGWELEYGAEYVPASEGGYTLCVERTKKVPAAADEPVHNAFTAKEPGKMVLSIDNSGSRKRKVAAYRYFVRKPSA from the exons ATGTCTCCGACCACCGCCGCGTCCCCCGCGCCGGCGCCGGCAACCGACGCGCCCCCGAAGCCTTCGCCAGGCGCGAAGCGCAGCCTGATGGGATCCCTCATCGACGCCACCGCGCTGCTCCGGGCGGCCTCCTTCAAGGAGGACTCGTACGTGGCCGCGGCGCTCCCGGCCTCGGACCTCCGCGCGCTCGCCGACCTCAGGGCGCTCCTCGCCACCCACCCGGACCAAATCTCCATCTGGGGCGTGCCGCTCAACCCGCCCAGCGACGCCCCCGCCGACGAGCGCACGGACGTGGTGCTCCTCAAGTTCCTCCGCGCCAGGGACTTCCGCGTCCGCGACGCGCACGCCATGCTGCTCCGCTGCGCCGCCTGGCGGGCCGAGTTCCGCGCCGACGCCGTGCTGGACGAGGACCTCGGGTTCAAGGACCTGGAGGGCATCGTCGCCTACATGCACGGCTGGGACCGCGATGGCCACCCGGTCTGCTACAACGCCTACGGCGTGTTCAAGGACCGGGACATGTACGACCGGGTGTTCGGCGACGGTGACCGCCTCAGCCGGTTCCTCCGGTGGCGCGTCCAGATCATGGAGCGCGGCGTGCGCGCGCTCCAGCTCCGCCCCGGCGGCGTCAACGCCATCATACAGGTGACCGACCTCAAGGACATGCCGAAGCGAGAGCTCCGCGCCGCGTCCAACCAGATACTCTCCCTCTTCCAGGACAACTACCCCGAGATGGTCGCCCGCAAG GTGTTCGTGAACGTACCGTGGTACTTCTCCGTGCTGTTCTCGATGATCTCGCCCTTCCTCACGGAGCGCACCAAGAGCAAGTTCGTCATCGCGCGCGAGGGCAACGTCGCGGAGACGCTCTTCAA GTTCATCCGGCCGGAGCTGGTGCCGGTGCAGTACGGCGGGCtgagccgcgccagcgagctggagAACGGGCCGCCCAAGCCGGCGTCCGAGTTCACCATCAAGGGCGGCGAGAAGGTCTTCCTAGAGATCGACGGCATCGAG GCCGGTGCAACAATAACGTGGGACCTGGTCGTCGGCGGCTGGGAGCTCGAGTACGGCGCGGAGTACGTGCCGGCGTCGGAGGGCGGCTACACGCTGTGCGTGGAGAGGACCAAGAAGGTcccggccgccgccgacgagcccgtGCACAACGCCTTCACGGCCAAGGAGCCCGGCAAGATGGTGCTCTCCATCGACAACTCCGGCTCACGGAAGCGGAAGGTCGCCGCCTACCGCTACTTCGTGCGCAAGCCGTCGGCGTAG